From Glycine soja cultivar W05 chromosome 4, ASM419377v2, whole genome shotgun sequence, the proteins below share one genomic window:
- the LOC114410455 gene encoding histone-lysine N-methyltransferase ASHR1 isoform X2, which yields MEDLQSGLQNRKLSLSTLPEKGRSLLATRDFYPGEVIISQEPYVCVPNNSSVSPQKRCDGCFTTINNNVLSRCSRCQLAFYCGTACQRSEWKLHRLECEVLSSLHKYKRKSLTPSIRLMLRLYLRRKLQNDKIIPSTAMDNYNLVEALVAHMSDITEEQLVLYAQMANLVNSILEWPGINIKEIAENFSKFACNAHTICDSELRPVGTGLYPVISIINHSCLPNSVLVFEGSSALVRAVQHIPSGTEVLISYIETAESTMTRQKALKEQYLFTCTCPRCSKVGQYDDIQESAILEGYKCKSEKCGGFLLRTTDYQEAISIYKRIEKLQTELFHPLSINLMHTREKILKSLMELEHWTEALAYCKLTIPFYQRVYPAVHPLPGLQYYTCGKLEWYLGDTEEAVKSLTKAVDILRITHGTNTPFMKDLLMKLEEARTEASYKFSSKE from the exons ATGGAGGATTTGCAAAGTGGTCTGCAGAATCGCAAATTATCACTCTCAACCCTCCCAGAAAAGGGTCGTTCTCTCTTGGCCACTAGGGATTTCTATCCAG GGGAAGTGATTATAAGCCAAGAGCCTTACGTTTGTGTTCCAAACAACTCCTCGGTCTCCCCCCAGAAAAGGTGCGATGGATGTTTCACTACAATTAATAACAACGTCCTTAGCAGGTGCTCGCGTTGCCAACTTGCATTCTATTGTGGAACCGCATGTCAG AGGTCAGAGTGGAAGCTGCATCGTCTTGAGTGTGAGGTCCTCTCCAGCCTCCACAAATACAAGAGAAAATCTCTCACACCATCCATACGCCTGATGCTCAGACTTTATCTTCGGAGGAAGTTGCAAAATGATAAG ATCATCCCAAGCACTGCAATGGACAACTACAACTTGGTGGAGGCATTAGTGGCTC ACATGTCTGACATCACAGAGGAGCAGCTGGTGCTTTATGCACAGATGGCTAATCTTGTAAACTCCATACTAGAATGGCCAGGAATCAATATAAAAGAGATTGCTGAAAATTTTTCTAAG TTTGCATGTAATGCGCATACCATTTGTGACAGTGAGTTGAGACCTGTGGGAACAGGATTGTATCCTGTTATTTCCATCATCAATCACAG CTGTTTGCCCAATTCTGTGTTGGTTTTTGAGGGAAGCTCAGCTTTGGTACGTGCGGTGCAGCATATACCCTCAGGTACTGAG GTGCTGATAAGTTACATAGAGACTGCTGAAAGCACTATGACTCGACAGAAGGCTCTCAAAGAGCAGTACCTATTCACTTGTACATGTCCTCGCTGTTCTAAAGTG GGTCAGTATGATGATATCCAAGAAAGTGCAATTCTAGAAGGATACAAATGCAAAAGTGAAAAATGTGGTGGTTTCTTGCTTCGTACAACTG ATTATCAAGAAGCTATTTCCATATATAAAAGGATTGAGAAGCTGCAAACAGAACTCTTTCATCCTTTATCAATCAACTTGATGCATACTAGGGAGAAGATTTTGAAG TCACTAATGGAGCTGGAACACTGGACAGAAGCTTTAGCATATTGCAAATTGACCATACCATTCTATCAAA GAGTGTATCCAGCTGTTCACCCTCTGCCTGGCTTGCAATATTATACTTGTGGAAAACTAGAATG GTATCTTGGAGACACAGAGGAAGCTGTTAAATCACTGACCAAGGCCGTGGATATACTACGGATTACTCATGGCACAAATACACCTTTCATGAAGGACCTCTTGATGAAGTTGGAAGAAGCCCGTACTGAAGCTTCTTACAAATTTTCCTCTAAAGAGTAG
- the LOC114410455 gene encoding histone-lysine N-methyltransferase ASHR1 isoform X1 has protein sequence MEDLQSGLQNRKLSLSTLPEKGRSLLATRDFYPGEVIISQEPYVCVPNNSSVSPQKRCDGCFTTINNNVLSRCSRCQLAFYCGTACQRSEWKLHRLECEVLSSLHKYKRKSLTPSIRLMLRLYLRRKLQNDKIIPSTAMDNYNLVEALVAHMSDITEEQLVLYAQMANLVNSILEWPGINIKEIAENFSKFACNAHTICDSELRPVGTGLYPVISIINHSCLPNSVLVFEGSSALVRAVQHIPSGTEVLISYIETAESTMTRQKALKEQYLFTCTCPRCSKVGQYDDIQESAILEGYKCKSEKCGGFLLRTTDGKGFQCQGCGLVRDKEEIKRITTEIKLLSEDASKPSATCNYQEAISIYKRIEKLQTELFHPLSINLMHTREKILKSLMELEHWTEALAYCKLTIPFYQRVYPAVHPLPGLQYYTCGKLEWYLGDTEEAVKSLTKAVDILRITHGTNTPFMKDLLMKLEEARTEASYKFSSKE, from the exons ATGGAGGATTTGCAAAGTGGTCTGCAGAATCGCAAATTATCACTCTCAACCCTCCCAGAAAAGGGTCGTTCTCTCTTGGCCACTAGGGATTTCTATCCAG GGGAAGTGATTATAAGCCAAGAGCCTTACGTTTGTGTTCCAAACAACTCCTCGGTCTCCCCCCAGAAAAGGTGCGATGGATGTTTCACTACAATTAATAACAACGTCCTTAGCAGGTGCTCGCGTTGCCAACTTGCATTCTATTGTGGAACCGCATGTCAG AGGTCAGAGTGGAAGCTGCATCGTCTTGAGTGTGAGGTCCTCTCCAGCCTCCACAAATACAAGAGAAAATCTCTCACACCATCCATACGCCTGATGCTCAGACTTTATCTTCGGAGGAAGTTGCAAAATGATAAG ATCATCCCAAGCACTGCAATGGACAACTACAACTTGGTGGAGGCATTAGTGGCTC ACATGTCTGACATCACAGAGGAGCAGCTGGTGCTTTATGCACAGATGGCTAATCTTGTAAACTCCATACTAGAATGGCCAGGAATCAATATAAAAGAGATTGCTGAAAATTTTTCTAAG TTTGCATGTAATGCGCATACCATTTGTGACAGTGAGTTGAGACCTGTGGGAACAGGATTGTATCCTGTTATTTCCATCATCAATCACAG CTGTTTGCCCAATTCTGTGTTGGTTTTTGAGGGAAGCTCAGCTTTGGTACGTGCGGTGCAGCATATACCCTCAGGTACTGAG GTGCTGATAAGTTACATAGAGACTGCTGAAAGCACTATGACTCGACAGAAGGCTCTCAAAGAGCAGTACCTATTCACTTGTACATGTCCTCGCTGTTCTAAAGTG GGTCAGTATGATGATATCCAAGAAAGTGCAATTCTAGAAGGATACAAATGCAAAAGTGAAAAATGTGGTGGTTTCTTGCTTCGTACAACTG ATGGGAAAGGATTCCAATGCCAAGGTTGTGGACTAGTTAGGGACAAGGAGGAGATAAAGAGAATTACAACTGAAATTAAATTGCTATCTGAAGATGCTTCTAAGCCCTCTGCCACTTGCA ATTATCAAGAAGCTATTTCCATATATAAAAGGATTGAGAAGCTGCAAACAGAACTCTTTCATCCTTTATCAATCAACTTGATGCATACTAGGGAGAAGATTTTGAAG TCACTAATGGAGCTGGAACACTGGACAGAAGCTTTAGCATATTGCAAATTGACCATACCATTCTATCAAA GAGTGTATCCAGCTGTTCACCCTCTGCCTGGCTTGCAATATTATACTTGTGGAAAACTAGAATG GTATCTTGGAGACACAGAGGAAGCTGTTAAATCACTGACCAAGGCCGTGGATATACTACGGATTACTCATGGCACAAATACACCTTTCATGAAGGACCTCTTGATGAAGTTGGAAGAAGCCCGTACTGAAGCTTCTTACAAATTTTCCTCTAAAGAGTAG
- the LOC114410456 gene encoding biotin--protein ligase 2-like gives MLLRNPALTASLLSATTKKLYNHRYSTPAAFMASSGVACSLLVLCGKSLAENETAKAIKTNNTLKLPEDEKLSLVLHSEMDKSVMQGFFQVHSYMDSLSTNQFGRLLVWSPDLTSTHDVVSHNFCELPIGTVCIADVQTKGRGRSKNVWESPLGCLMFSFTMQMEDGRVVPLVQYVVSLAMTEAIKDICDKNGLPSIDVKIKWPNDLYLNGSKVGGILCTSTYKSKKFNVSAGIGLNVNNKKPTTSLNTILKGFYSGAYQFQREEVLAAFFNKFEIFYDLFLNQGFQTLEELYIKTWLHSGQRVVVQEKNEDKVIEHVVTIQGLTSSGYLLAVGDDHQMCELHPDGNSFDFFKGLVRRKLE, from the exons ATGCTGTTGCGTAACCCTGCGTTGACAGCGTCGCTGCTATCAGCCACCACAAAGAAGCTCTACAACCACCGTTATTCTACACCTGCTGCATTCATGGCGTCTTCAG GTGTCGCGTGCAGTTTGCTGGTTTTGTGTGGCAAATCACTGGCAGAGAATGAAACTGCTAAAGCTATAAAGACCAATAACACACTGAAGCTCCCTGAGGATGAAAAACTCTCACTCGTTTTGCATTCGGAGATGGATAAATCAGTTATGCAAGGGTTTTTCCAAGTTCATTCCTATATGGATTCTCTTTCCACCAATCAATTTGGCAGGCTTCTCGTTTGGTCTCCAGACTTAACTTCAACACACGATGTCGTTTCGCA CAACTTTTGTGAGCTCCCCATTGGTACAGTTTGCATTGCTGATGTTCAGACCAAGGGACGAG GTCGGTCGAAGAATGTCTGGGAGTCTCCATTAGGTTGCCTcatgttttcttttactatgCAAATGGAGGATGGACGAGTCGTTCCTTTGGTTCAGTATGTGGTTTCCCTTGCTATGACAGAGGCAATCAAGGATATCTGTGACAAAAAT GGGTTACCCAGCATAGATGTTAAAATCAAGTGGCCAAATGATCTTTACTTAAATGGCTCTAAAGTTGGAGGCATTCTTTGTACCTCAACATATAAATCAAAGAAGTTCAATGTAAGTGCAG GAATAGGCTTGAATGTCAATAATAAGAAGCCAACGACATCCTTAAATACAATTCTAAAAGGGTTCTATTCAGGAGCTTAccaatttcaaagagaagaagttCTAGCAgccttttttaacaaatttgagatattttatgatttatttctgAATCAAG GATTTCAAACCCTAGAGGAGCTATATATCAAGACATGGTTGCACAG TGGACAGAGAGTTGTTGTACAGGAAAAGAATGAGGACAAAGTGATCGAACATGTGGTAACTATTCAG GGTTTGACATCCTCGGGATATTTGTTGGCTGTCGGTGATGACCATCAAATGTGTGAGCTCCACCCTGATGGTAATAG CTTTGACTTTTTCAAAGGACTGGTCAGGAGGAAACTCGAGTGA